A single window of Fusobacterium varium DNA harbors:
- the whiA gene encoding DNA-binding protein WhiA: MSYTFKVKQEILTNEMVTDMEKMAELSGILLSKDAIFKDKIELKLENISLAKRVYKFLKELTNLKIGIKYVTSRRLGEHNIYIVTLERQKGFKDFIEKLNLSTPLILASEEILKGFIRGIFLACGYIKDPAKEYALDFFIDNEEAAERLYEILQAKNKKVFKTQKRNKPLVYLRNSENIMDIMVVIGSIQAFFNYEEMTMIKDLKNKTIREMNWEVANETKTLNTGNNQIKMINYIENSIGLNNMSSVLEEVAIIRLDNPESSLQEIAEIIGISKSGVRNRFRRIEEIYNKLLEEEEKEQG; the protein is encoded by the coding sequence ATGTCTTACACTTTTAAGGTAAAACAAGAGATATTGACTAATGAAATGGTTACTGATATGGAGAAAATGGCTGAACTATCAGGAATACTCCTCAGTAAAGATGCTATTTTTAAAGATAAGATAGAACTTAAATTGGAAAATATCTCTTTAGCTAAAAGAGTATACAAATTTTTAAAGGAGCTTACAAATTTAAAAATAGGTATAAAATATGTTACAAGTAGAAGACTTGGTGAGCATAATATATATATTGTTACATTGGAAAGACAAAAGGGATTTAAAGATTTTATTGAAAAACTTAATTTATCAACACCTTTGATATTAGCGAGTGAAGAGATTTTAAAAGGATTTATTAGAGGGATATTTTTAGCTTGTGGATATATTAAAGATCCTGCTAAAGAGTATGCTTTAGATTTTTTTATAGATAATGAAGAGGCAGCAGAAAGATTGTATGAGATATTACAGGCTAAAAATAAAAAGGTTTTTAAAACACAGAAGAGAAATAAACCTCTTGTATATCTGAGAAATTCAGAGAATATCATGGATATAATGGTTGTTATAGGATCTATTCAGGCATTTTTTAATTATGAAGAGATGACTATGATAAAGGATCTTAAAAATAAAACTATTAGAGAGATGAATTGGGAAGTTGCCAATGAAACAAAAACTTTAAATACAGGTAACAATCAGATAAAGATGATAAACTATATTGAAAATTCAATAGGATTAAATAATATGAGTTCTGTTTTAGAAGAAGTGGCAATCATTAGATTGGACAACCCTGAGAGTTCTCTTCAAGAAATTGCTGAAATAATAGGAATTTCAAAGTCAGGAGTAAGAAACAGATTCAGAAGAATAGAGGAAATATACAATAAGCTTTTAGAAGAGGAAGAGAAAGAACAGGGGTAA
- a CDS encoding penicillin-binding protein — MKSPIKTILKVFVVLILLGGLATGGLVLGVISKYSKELPDIATLIEDYSPSLPTVLYDRNGEVIDTIYRESRDSVKLKEVPLYSRNAFLAIEDKQFYSHHGIHLKRLFGAIVANIKSGRAVQGASSLTQQLAKNAFLSHERKLSRKIKEAIITFEIERKYTKDEILEKYLNEIYFGSGAYGIKTAAKQFFRKDISKINLAESAMLAGIPNRPEKYNPRKNLKASLQRMNLILSEMYNDGLITKEEYDTASNWKFINEDDLPKDFKLDDNTTIIYNKKTNVVTNYPDFTNLAEEFLVDTFGEGKVYTEGLKVYTTLDVKMQKVAKETFENYDFFKKNPKLQGGMVTIDPDNGHVISIVGGRNFKSGNFNRATMAKRQLGSSLKPFLYLSAMENGMEMNSVVDDSFISFGNWIPKNYGSRYSHNVTLLNALDRSLNIVSIKLLEKVGTKTFIEMMGKIDPNLQIPDNLTASLGSFENTPLQHAIDYSIFANGGYVVEPVTVIKVEDRYGNLVYENTPKREKVFDSVNTSIITFMLESSVRHGSSNRASVFTKNKERIEQGGKTGTTNENRTIWFAGITPDYVTTIYIGYDDNKPIKGNVTGGTGVAPMWAKYYQTLINKGLYLPTTFSFLDSHLKNGDLYTQTMTVNNGLLSNKGREFLVRKGSLELESAAKYENGIAGIFGQGGLKPSESFDSSNDFNNNFNNNFDVEDEEKAPENSTATDSLFNRLLGN; from the coding sequence ATGAAATCACCTATAAAAACAATATTAAAAGTTTTTGTTGTTCTTATTCTTCTTGGAGGACTTGCTACTGGCGGACTTGTTCTTGGAGTAATATCAAAATACTCAAAGGAGTTACCTGATATAGCTACTTTAATTGAGGATTACTCACCTTCTCTCCCTACAGTATTGTATGATAGAAATGGTGAGGTAATTGATACTATTTATAGAGAGTCAAGAGACAGTGTAAAATTAAAAGAGGTTCCACTTTATAGTAGAAATGCTTTTTTAGCAATTGAGGATAAACAATTTTATTCACACCATGGAATACATTTAAAAAGACTTTTTGGAGCTATTGTAGCTAATATAAAAAGTGGACGTGCTGTTCAAGGGGCTAGTTCTCTTACTCAACAACTTGCCAAAAATGCCTTTCTTTCACATGAAAGAAAGTTATCAAGAAAGATAAAAGAGGCTATAATTACTTTTGAAATAGAGAGAAAGTATACTAAAGATGAGATTTTGGAAAAATATTTGAACGAGATCTACTTTGGTTCAGGAGCTTATGGAATAAAAACAGCAGCTAAACAATTTTTTAGAAAAGATATATCTAAAATCAATTTAGCTGAATCAGCAATGTTAGCAGGGATACCTAACAGACCTGAAAAATATAATCCTAGAAAGAATTTGAAAGCATCTTTACAAAGAATGAATCTTATTCTTTCAGAGATGTATAATGATGGTTTGATAACAAAAGAGGAATATGATACAGCAAGTAATTGGAAGTTTATAAATGAAGATGATCTGCCAAAAGATTTTAAACTTGATGATAATACAACTATTATTTACAATAAGAAAACTAATGTTGTAACAAACTACCCTGATTTTACAAATTTAGCTGAAGAATTTTTAGTTGATACCTTTGGTGAAGGTAAAGTTTATACTGAAGGGCTAAAAGTTTATACAACTCTTGATGTTAAGATGCAAAAAGTTGCAAAGGAAACTTTTGAAAACTATGATTTCTTTAAGAAAAACCCTAAACTTCAAGGTGGAATGGTAACTATTGATCCTGATAATGGGCATGTTATCTCTATTGTTGGAGGGCGTAACTTTAAATCTGGAAACTTTAACAGGGCAACTATGGCTAAAAGACAGTTGGGATCATCATTAAAACCTTTCCTTTACCTATCAGCTATGGAAAATGGAATGGAGATGAACTCTGTTGTAGACGATTCATTTATCTCTTTTGGAAATTGGATACCTAAAAACTATGGTAGCAGATATTCTCACAATGTAACTCTTTTAAATGCACTAGATAGATCGTTAAATATTGTTTCTATTAAACTTTTAGAGAAAGTTGGAACAAAGACATTTATAGAGATGATGGGGAAAATAGATCCTAACTTACAAATACCTGATAACTTAACAGCATCATTAGGATCTTTTGAAAATACACCACTACAACATGCTATTGACTACTCTATCTTTGCAAATGGAGGTTATGTTGTAGAACCTGTAACTGTAATAAAAGTTGAAGATAGATATGGAAATTTAGTATATGAAAATACACCAAAGAGAGAGAAAGTCTTTGATAGTGTAAATACAAGTATAATTACCTTTATGCTTGAAAGTTCTGTAAGACATGGAAGTTCAAATAGAGCCTCTGTATTTACTAAAAATAAAGAGAGAATTGAGCAAGGGGGAAAAACTGGTACTACTAATGAAAATAGAACTATTTGGTTTGCTGGTATAACTCCTGATTATGTAACAACTATCTATATAGGTTATGATGACAACAAGCCTATCAAGGGAAATGTAACAGGGGGAACAGGAGTTGCTCCTATGTGGGCTAAATACTATCAAACCCTTATAAATAAAGGGTTGTATCTTCCTACAACATTCTCTTTCTTAGATAGCCACTTAAAAAATGGAGATCTTTATACACAAACTATGACTGTTAATAATGGACTTCTTTCTAATAAAGGACGTGAGTTTTTAGTTAGAAAGGGAAGTTTAGAGTTAGAAAGTGCTGCTAAATATGAAAATGGTATCGCAGGTATTTTCGGTCAAGGAGGATTGAAGCCTTCTGAATCTTTTGATAGTAGCAATGATTTTAACAATAACTTTAATAATAATTTTGATGTAGAAGATGAAGAGAAAGCACCAGAAAACTCTACTGCTACTGACTCACTATTTAATAGACTTTTAGGAAACTAA
- the rlmN gene encoding 23S rRNA (adenine(2503)-C(2))-methyltransferase RlmN — MTDKINLLNLNQKELEDLVISLGMKKFYGKQIFNWLHKKIVRDLNEITNLSLKDRELLGEKAYIPFLNLLRQQVSKIDKTEKFLFGLEDGHTIETVLLRHKDKRNTLCISSQVGCPVKCAFCATGQDGFIRNLDVNEIINQVYTVERRLVKQGSNINNIVFMGMGEPLLNLDNVLKALDILSNENGINISKRKITISTSGIVPNIEKILLEKLPIELAVSLHSAINEKRDVIIPINRAYPLEDLYAVLQEYQRQTKRRITFEYILINNFNVSDTDANALADFVHDFDHVVNLIPFNPVANTEFERPSDKKIDKFYTFLKDVRKVNVTLRREKGTDIDGACGQLRQKGAKK, encoded by the coding sequence ATGACAGATAAAATCAATTTATTAAACCTAAATCAAAAGGAACTTGAAGATTTAGTAATATCACTTGGAATGAAAAAATTCTATGGAAAACAAATATTTAACTGGTTACATAAAAAAATAGTAAGAGATCTAAATGAGATAACAAATCTCTCATTAAAAGATAGAGAACTTTTAGGAGAAAAGGCATATATACCATTTTTAAACCTATTAAGACAACAAGTATCAAAAATTGACAAAACAGAGAAATTCTTATTTGGACTTGAAGATGGACACACAATTGAAACAGTACTTTTAAGACATAAAGACAAAAGAAATACACTTTGTATCTCTTCTCAAGTTGGTTGTCCTGTAAAATGTGCTTTCTGTGCAACTGGGCAAGATGGGTTTATTAGAAATCTTGATGTAAATGAGATTATCAACCAAGTTTATACAGTTGAAAGAAGATTAGTTAAACAAGGAAGTAACATTAATAACATAGTATTTATGGGAATGGGAGAACCTCTATTAAACTTAGACAATGTTTTAAAAGCTTTAGACATTCTTTCAAATGAAAATGGAATCAATATCTCTAAAAGAAAAATAACTATCTCTACTTCAGGAATTGTTCCAAATATTGAAAAAATACTACTTGAAAAACTTCCTATTGAATTAGCTGTATCTCTACACAGTGCAATTAATGAAAAGAGAGATGTAATTATACCTATAAATAGAGCTTATCCTTTAGAAGATCTATATGCAGTTTTACAAGAGTATCAAAGACAAACAAAACGTAGAATTACTTTTGAATATATTCTTATAAATAATTTCAATGTTTCAGATACAGACGCTAATGCTCTAGCTGATTTTGTACATGACTTTGATCACGTAGTAAACTTAATACCTTTCAATCCTGTTGCAAATACAGAGTTTGAAAGACCTTCAGATAAGAAAATAGATAAATTCTATACATTCTTAAAAGATGTAAGAAAGGTAAATGTTACATTAAGAAGAGAAAAAGGAACAGATATAGATGGAGCTTGTGGACAACTTAGACAAAAAGGAGCAAAAAAATAG
- the polA gene encoding DNA polymerase I: protein MKKAVLLDTSAIMYRAYFANMNFRTKTEPTGAVYGFTNTLLSIIKEFSPDYIGAAFDVKRSSLKRSEVYSEYKAQREAVPEDLLVQIPRIEEVLDCYNIKRFKIEGYEADDVLGTLAKKLSNEGIEVVVVTGDKDLAQILDKNIKIALLGKGEGGDKFKIIETDEDVIEYLGVVSKKIPDLFGLIGDSSDGIPGVRKIGPKKAIPMLDKYGDLEGIYENIDKLTELPGIGKSLVNNMIEDREIAFMSRDLATIEQDIPIDCNGEFLEYSLDKDRLAELFRTLEFRVLIKKLELENFGAKEKKEEVVTNSSPQLGLFGNSQIGLFDNVQNNEIVLSKEREFVIVDDEEKFKKMVDKLSKEKRCAFYYTTTGLGISSVKDDFYLPLKHTPLFHKNIDFQLVKDFFENSDIKFISYDFKPFLNEGVKIKNMDIDLMIAYHLISSQTKEGVEIPLEHLSGIELESYAEKFGKEKAENISTEEYGKFIIERSKGILETYDIAMEEIKGKNLLEVLEKTEMPLIKVLSAMEVKGIKIDPVYFANYQKELEIAIDKLQKKIFEIAGEEFNLNSPKQLSEILFLKLNLNPTKKTKTGLSTNVEVLEGMKNDGVEIAEYILDYRKLSKLKNTYVDALPKLVDENNRLHTTFNQIGTTTGRLSSSNPNLQNIPVKTDEGIKIRQGFIAEEGNLLMGIDYSQIELRVLAELSKDENLISAYKRGEDLHKVTAKKIFELGEDEEVSREQRIIAKIINFSIIYGKTAFGLSKELGITQKEATEYINRYFEQYPKVREFEKKIIEYAEKYGYTETFFGRRRIIEGISSKNKNIKNQAERMAVNSVIQGTAAEILKKVMIELYKVLEGKEEEINLLLQVHDELIFEIKEEKIEEYKKIIEDIMRNAVKFDDVLLDINTNIGKNWAETK, encoded by the coding sequence ATGAAGAAAGCTGTACTTTTAGACACAAGTGCAATAATGTATAGAGCATATTTTGCAAATATGAATTTTAGAACCAAAACAGAACCTACTGGGGCAGTATATGGCTTTACTAATACTCTTTTAAGCATTATAAAGGAGTTTTCACCAGATTATATAGGAGCAGCTTTTGACGTTAAGAGATCTTCATTAAAAAGAAGTGAAGTTTATAGTGAATATAAAGCACAGAGAGAGGCTGTACCTGAAGACTTATTGGTTCAAATTCCTAGAATAGAAGAGGTACTTGATTGTTACAATATAAAAAGATTTAAAATAGAAGGATATGAGGCTGATGATGTTCTTGGAACTCTAGCTAAAAAACTTTCAAATGAAGGAATTGAGGTTGTTGTAGTTACAGGAGATAAGGACTTAGCTCAAATTCTTGATAAAAATATAAAGATAGCTCTTTTAGGAAAAGGAGAGGGTGGAGATAAGTTTAAAATTATTGAAACTGATGAGGATGTTATTGAATATCTAGGTGTAGTTTCAAAGAAAATTCCTGATCTCTTCGGACTTATCGGTGACTCTAGTGACGGTATACCAGGAGTTAGAAAGATAGGACCTAAAAAAGCTATACCTATGCTTGATAAATATGGAGACTTAGAGGGAATATATGAAAATATAGATAAACTTACTGAACTTCCAGGAATTGGGAAATCTTTAGTAAATAATATGATAGAGGATAGAGAGATAGCTTTTATGAGTAGAGATCTAGCCACTATTGAACAAGATATACCTATTGATTGTAATGGAGAGTTTTTAGAGTACTCTCTTGATAAAGATAGATTAGCTGAGCTATTTAGAACACTTGAGTTTAGAGTATTAATAAAAAAACTTGAGCTTGAAAATTTTGGAGCAAAGGAGAAAAAAGAAGAGGTTGTTACTAATTCATCACCACAATTAGGGCTTTTTGGTAACTCACAAATTGGACTTTTTGATAATGTTCAAAATAATGAGATAGTTTTATCTAAAGAGAGAGAGTTTGTAATTGTAGATGATGAAGAAAAATTTAAAAAGATGGTAGATAAACTATCTAAAGAGAAAAGATGTGCTTTCTATTATACAACTACTGGACTTGGAATAAGTAGTGTAAAAGATGATTTCTATCTTCCATTGAAACATACACCACTATTTCATAAAAATATAGATTTTCAACTTGTGAAAGATTTCTTTGAAAACTCTGATATTAAATTTATCTCATATGATTTTAAACCTTTCTTAAATGAGGGAGTTAAAATTAAAAATATGGATATAGATTTAATGATAGCTTATCATCTAATATCTTCACAAACTAAAGAGGGTGTTGAAATTCCATTGGAGCATCTTTCAGGAATAGAGTTAGAGAGCTATGCTGAAAAATTTGGAAAGGAAAAAGCTGAAAATATATCTACTGAAGAGTATGGAAAGTTTATTATTGAGAGAAGTAAAGGAATATTAGAAACTTATGATATAGCTATGGAGGAGATAAAGGGGAAAAATCTTCTTGAGGTTTTAGAAAAAACAGAGATGCCTCTAATTAAAGTTCTTTCAGCTATGGAAGTAAAAGGTATTAAAATTGATCCTGTATACTTTGCTAACTATCAAAAGGAACTTGAGATAGCTATTGATAAGTTACAAAAGAAAATTTTTGAAATAGCTGGAGAGGAGTTTAACCTAAATTCACCTAAACAACTTTCAGAAATTCTATTTTTAAAACTGAATTTAAACCCTACTAAAAAGACAAAAACAGGACTGTCAACAAATGTTGAAGTTCTTGAGGGTATGAAAAATGATGGAGTAGAGATAGCTGAATATATTTTAGATTATAGAAAGTTATCTAAATTGAAAAATACTTATGTTGATGCTCTACCAAAATTAGTAGATGAAAATAATAGACTTCATACAACTTTTAATCAGATAGGAACTACAACAGGTAGATTATCATCTTCAAACCCTAATTTACAAAATATTCCTGTAAAAACAGATGAGGGAATTAAGATAAGACAAGGATTTATAGCTGAAGAGGGAAATCTTTTAATGGGTATAGACTACTCACAAATTGAATTGAGAGTTTTAGCAGAGCTTTCAAAGGATGAAAATCTTATATCAGCTTACAAAAGAGGAGAGGATCTTCATAAGGTAACTGCTAAAAAGATTTTTGAGCTTGGTGAAGATGAAGAGGTAAGCCGTGAGCAAAGAATAATAGCAAAAATTATTAACTTTAGTATCATTTATGGTAAAACTGCCTTTGGACTTTCAAAAGAGCTAGGAATTACTCAAAAAGAGGCAACAGAGTATATCAATAGATATTTTGAACAGTATCCTAAAGTAAGAGAGTTTGAAAAGAAGATTATAGAATATGCTGAAAAATATGGATATACTGAAACTTTTTTTGGTAGAAGAAGAATTATTGAGGGAATAAGTTCAAAGAATAAGAATATAAAAAATCAAGCTGAGAGAATGGCTGTAAATAGTGTAATTCAAGGAACAGCTGCAGAGATTTTGAAAAAGGTTATGATTGAGTTATATAAAGTACTTGAGGGAAAAGAGGAAGAGATTAACCTATTATTACAAGTACACGATGAACTTATATTTGAGATTAAAGAGGAAAAAATCGAGGAGTATAAAAAGATAATAGAGGATATAATGAGAAATGCTGTTAAATTTGATGATGTACTTCTTGATATCAATACAAATATTGGAAAAAACTGGGCTGAAACAAAGTAG
- a CDS encoding bifunctional riboflavin kinase/FAD synthetase: MKVIKDIFETNEIFENSYTAIGTFDGLHYGHQQLIKGAIEKAKENGGKSVVFTFANHPMEIINIDRAPKCINTIEEKIYLFEEMGIDYLILQPFNKKFADLTAVEFVEILKNKVNSKELFVGFNFSFGEGGKAKTKDLIELGESMGMKVNEIPAVSIDGEVISSTLIRKNLQKGHFEEVNKYLGHKFLIIGEVIHGKKIARQLGFPTANIKMANRLYPPLGIYGATLKIEGENIKRYGVVNIGVNPTLKPGERSVEVHILDFDGDIYGKKIYVEVMKFMREEKKFNSIDELKKVIGNDVKNWQTFVKVRKNGYCSKDR; this comes from the coding sequence ATGAAAGTAATTAAGGATATATTTGAGACAAATGAGATTTTTGAAAATAGTTACACAGCTATTGGAACTTTTGATGGACTACACTATGGACATCAGCAACTTATAAAGGGAGCTATTGAAAAGGCTAAAGAAAATGGAGGGAAATCAGTTGTATTTACCTTTGCTAATCACCCTATGGAGATAATAAATATTGATAGAGCACCAAAATGTATAAATACTATTGAGGAAAAGATCTATCTATTTGAAGAGATGGGAATAGATTATCTTATTTTACAACCTTTTAATAAAAAATTTGCTGATTTAACAGCAGTTGAATTTGTAGAAATTTTAAAAAACAAGGTAAATAGTAAGGAACTTTTTGTAGGTTTTAATTTCTCTTTTGGAGAGGGAGGAAAGGCTAAAACTAAAGATCTTATTGAACTTGGAGAGAGTATGGGAATGAAAGTAAATGAGATCCCTGCTGTATCTATTGATGGAGAGGTTATTAGCTCTACATTGATTAGAAAAAATCTTCAAAAGGGACATTTTGAAGAGGTAAATAAGTATCTAGGACATAAGTTCTTAATAATTGGAGAAGTTATCCATGGAAAGAAAATAGCTAGACAATTGGGATTCCCAACTGCAAATATAAAGATGGCAAATAGATTATATCCACCTTTAGGTATCTATGGAGCTACTTTAAAGATAGAAGGGGAAAATATCAAAAGATATGGAGTTGTAAATATTGGAGTAAACCCTACATTAAAGCCAGGTGAAAGAAGTGTAGAGGTTCATATTTTAGACTTTGATGGAGATATTTATGGAAAGAAAATCTATGTAGAAGTTATGAAGTTTATGAGAGAGGAAAAGAAATTTAACTCAATAGATGAACTTAAAAAAGTAATTGGAAATGATGTAAAAAATTGGCAGACATTTGTAAAAGTGAGGAAAAATGGATATTGTTCTAAAGATAGATAA
- a CDS encoding segregation/condensation protein A, with product MDIVLKIDNFEGPLDLLLHLIEKKKLKISEIKISQIIDEYLSVLEKAKEENFHIMVEFLVVASELLEIKASTLLSINREENKEKELKRRLEDYKLFKEIALKIGEMENEYNISYSRGEGRKIIKKTAKEYDLSKLKAGDLYNAYIKYLKKNEDSEFMELHLEKNYTLKDEMDSLYIKLYSQNRTFDSLFQEAENRMHLIYIFLAILELYKDGLILIEDNVVMKREKNN from the coding sequence ATGGATATTGTTCTAAAGATAGATAATTTTGAAGGACCTCTTGATCTGCTTTTACATCTTATTGAAAAAAAGAAGTTAAAAATATCTGAAATTAAGATTTCACAAATAATAGATGAATATCTTTCAGTACTTGAAAAGGCAAAAGAGGAAAATTTTCATATAATGGTAGAGTTTCTTGTGGTAGCCTCTGAACTTTTAGAAATAAAGGCTTCAACTCTACTTAGTATAAATAGAGAGGAAAATAAGGAAAAAGAGTTGAAAAGACGTCTTGAAGATTATAAGCTGTTTAAAGAGATAGCTTTAAAAATTGGAGAGATGGAAAATGAGTATAATATCTCTTATTCTCGTGGAGAGGGGAGAAAAATAATAAAGAAAACAGCTAAAGAGTATGATCTATCTAAGTTAAAAGCTGGAGATCTATATAATGCTTATATAAAATATCTGAAAAAAAATGAAGATAGTGAGTTTATGGAGCTTCATTTAGAAAAAAATTATACTCTTAAAGATGAGATGGATAGTTTATATATTAAGCTTTATTCACAAAATAGAACCTTTGATTCGCTTTTCCAAGAGGCTGAAAATAGAATGCACCTAATTTATATCTTCCTTGCTATTTTAGAGTTATATAAAGATGGGCTAATCTTAATTGAAGATAATGTGGTAATGAAAAGAGAGAAAAATAATTAA
- a CDS encoding alanyl-tRNA editing protein, whose amino-acid sequence MVEVLSCNKIKNGYEIELKENVFYPDGKGGQLGDRGYIGESKILEVKESKVIVDRELSLGEYEYSIDENRRRDIAQQHTAQHLFSAIAYNDYQLNTVGFRMAEEYTTVDLDSNTISDETIEALEFKANEIIEKAIQLKIYIMNHEDAMKVEGLRKAIKDKVTGDVRFVEIPEVDLGACAGFHVENTKDIRVFKLINHEKIKGNYTRFYFIAGDRALNDYKFKHNLSRELCHKFSCKDNEIVEMVDKVLDEKKKSEGELKNLASNYAELLSEKLMREAEIIGDNKVVIYLGDKVVGQFLGRYVDLDTYLLITGNDENYSLMSNKVNCKEFIKHLITTQGGIKGGGSETKGNFKGKISKDELLTNLKTFLS is encoded by the coding sequence ATGGTAGAAGTTTTAAGTTGTAATAAAATAAAAAATGGTTATGAAATAGAGTTAAAAGAAAATGTTTTCTATCCTGATGGAAAGGGCGGACAATTAGGAGATAGAGGATATATTGGAGAGAGTAAAATTTTAGAGGTTAAAGAAAGTAAAGTTATTGTGGATAGAGAGCTTTCTTTAGGTGAGTATGAGTATTCAATAGATGAAAATAGAAGAAGAGATATAGCACAACAACACACAGCACAACATCTATTTTCAGCAATAGCTTACAATGATTATCAACTAAACACAGTTGGATTTAGAATGGCTGAAGAATATACAACAGTAGATTTAGATTCAAACACTATCAGTGATGAAACAATAGAGGCGTTAGAATTTAAAGCGAATGAAATTATTGAAAAGGCTATTCAATTAAAAATATACATTATGAACCATGAAGATGCAATGAAGGTTGAAGGATTGAGAAAAGCTATTAAAGATAAGGTAACTGGAGATGTTAGATTTGTAGAGATTCCAGAGGTTGATTTAGGAGCTTGTGCTGGTTTCCATGTAGAAAATACAAAGGATATTAGAGTTTTCAAACTAATCAACCATGAAAAGATAAAAGGTAACTATACAAGATTCTACTTTATAGCAGGAGATAGAGCTTTAAATGATTACAAGTTCAAGCATAACTTATCAAGAGAGCTTTGCCATAAATTTAGTTGTAAAGATAATGAAATAGTTGAAATGGTAGATAAAGTTTTAGATGAAAAGAAGAAAAGTGAAGGGGAATTAAAAAATCTAGCATCTAACTATGCTGAGTTATTAAGTGAAAAACTTATGAGAGAGGCTGAAATTATTGGAGATAATAAAGTTGTAATCTATTTAGGGGATAAGGTTGTAGGACAATTTTTAGGAAGATATGTTGATTTAGATACTTATCTTCTTATAACTGGAAATGATGAAAACTATTCATTAATGAGTAACAAGGTTAATTGTAAGGAGTTTATAAAGCATCTTATCACTACTCAAGGTGGAATCAAAGGTGGAGGAAGTGAAACTAAGGGAAATTTCAAAGGAAAAATTTCAAAAGATGAACTTTTAACTAATCTTAAAACTTTCCTTTCCTAG